In Kutzneria kofuensis, the DNA window TGCGAGGAGTCGTTCGCGGGGCGTGAGGTCGGTGCGGTCGAACACTCCCGGCATGACGTCGGGATCGAAGCGGCGCAGGTATTCGGCGACGAGTTCGTCCTTGCCGGTGAAGTGCTGGTAGGCCGTGCGCTTCGACACCTGGGCCACGGCGCAGAGTTGGTCCATGCCGGTCTGGTTGATGCCTTGCTCGCGGAACAGTCGTTGTGACGCGCTGAGGATGCGCTCGCGCGCGCCCCTGCCGCGGCGCCGGCCTTGGGGGCCCTTCTCCAACTCCGTCATACCCCGAGCATAGCCCAGGAGGGTAACGCCCGGTGTACATAGCTTGCGTTCCAACTGACCGTCCGATACGTTAAGGACACAGGTCGGTGTACATAGCTGGTGCTGTCGTGGTCGGCGCGGCCACGACGCGGACCGGCGTGCACAGCTGTGTTGGCCCATCTATTCATGGAGTGATCGTGGGAAAGCTCGATGGCAAGGTAGCGGTGATCACGGGCGGAACAAGTGGCATGGCGCTGGCCGGCGCCAAGCTGTTCGTCGACGAAGGAGCGCATGTTTTCATCTCGGGCCGGCGGCAGGAAGCGCTGGACGACGCCGTCAAGCTGATCGGCCGGAACGTGACCGGCGTGCAGGGCGATGCGGCCGACCTGGCGGACCTGGACCGTTTGTTCGACACGGTCAAGCGGGAAAAGGGCGCGATCGACGTGTTGTGGGCCAGCGCCGGGACGGGCGAGCAGCGCAGGCTCGGCGAGATCACCGAGGAGCACTTCGATGCCACCTTCGGGCTCAACGCGCGCGGCACGCTGTTCACGGTGCAGAAGGCGCTGCCGCTGTTCAACGACGGCGGCTCGATCTTCATGACCGGGTCGAACGCGTCGGTCAAGGGCTATCCCGAGTGGAGTGTGTATGCGGCGAGCAAGGCCGTGCTGCAGGCCTACGCCCGCGTGTGGCTGTCCGAGTTGAAGGACCGGCGGATCCGGGTGAATGTGCTGATGCCCGGCCAGGTCGCCACGCCGAAGCAGGAGGAGTTGTTCGACGAGGAGACGATGCGGCAGTTCGAGTCCCTGATCCCGCGGGGAGAGATGGGCCGCCCCGAGGAGATCGCGACGGTCGCGCTGTTCCTCGCCTCGGACGACTCGAGCTATGTGAACGGGACGGAACTGGCCGTTGACGGCGGCACCGCGGCGGTCTGAGCGGGAGAAAGCCAGAGCAGTCAACCCTTTCGATCGTCAGTCAAGACGGGACAACTCATGAGCAGCATCAGCATCATCGGCACCGGGAACATGGCCCGCACCCTCGGCGCGCTGGCGATAGCGGGCGGCAACACCGTCGAGATCATGGGCCGCGATCAGTCCAAAGCCGCCGACCTGGCCAAG includes these proteins:
- a CDS encoding SDR family NAD(P)-dependent oxidoreductase — translated: MGKLDGKVAVITGGTSGMALAGAKLFVDEGAHVFISGRRQEALDDAVKLIGRNVTGVQGDAADLADLDRLFDTVKREKGAIDVLWASAGTGEQRRLGEITEEHFDATFGLNARGTLFTVQKALPLFNDGGSIFMTGSNASVKGYPEWSVYAASKAVLQAYARVWLSELKDRRIRVNVLMPGQVATPKQEELFDEETMRQFESLIPRGEMGRPEEIATVALFLASDDSSYVNGTELAVDGGTAAV